The Anabaena sp. WA102 genome contains a region encoding:
- the yhdJ gene encoding adenine-specific DNA-methyltransferase, which produces MMIEQHKNQQHTIFHGDAVNILLNHIPAESVDLIFIDPPYNIGKKFGNFHDKWESETEYINWSYQWLDESIRILKPNGTIYVMTSTQAMPYFDIYLRQKLTILSRIMWHYDSSGVQATKYFGSMYEPILHCVKDKNNYIFNADDIKVEAKTGAQRKLIDYRKSVPTPYNTEKVPGNAWYFPRVRYRMEEYENHPSQKPESLLERIILASSHKGSLILDPFAGTFTTAAVAKRLGRKSISIELQEEYLKIGLRRVLEMEEYQGEKLLPPQKNHNIKNKNGKKVDLDFIQGSIFDENTTA; this is translated from the coding sequence ATGATGATTGAACAACATAAAAATCAACAACATACCATTTTTCACGGTGATGCGGTCAACATTTTATTAAATCATATTCCTGCCGAATCAGTAGATTTAATTTTTATTGATCCTCCTTATAATATAGGTAAGAAATTTGGTAACTTCCATGATAAATGGGAATCAGAAACAGAATATATAAATTGGTCATATCAATGGCTTGATGAATCTATTCGCATTCTTAAACCAAATGGTACAATTTATGTGATGACAAGTACCCAAGCAATGCCTTATTTTGATATTTATTTGAGACAAAAATTAACTATTCTCAGTCGGATAATGTGGCATTATGATAGTTCTGGAGTTCAAGCTACAAAATACTTCGGTTCAATGTATGAACCTATTCTTCATTGTGTCAAAGATAAAAACAATTATATTTTTAATGCAGATGATATTAAAGTTGAAGCAAAAACAGGCGCACAACGGAAATTAATTGATTACAGAAAATCAGTTCCTACCCCCTATAATACAGAAAAAGTACCTGGTAATGCTTGGTATTTTCCCCGTGTGAGATATCGCATGGAAGAATATGAAAATCATCCTTCACAAAAACCAGAGTCATTACTAGAAAGAATCATTTTAGCAAGTAGTCATAAAGGAAGTTTAATCCTTGATCCCTTTGCTGGAACTTTTACAACTGCTGCTGTAGCTAAACGTTTAGGTAGGAAATCTATCAGTATTGAACTGCAAGAAGAATATCTAAAAATTGGATTGAGAAGGGTTTTAGAAATGGAAGAATATCAAGGAGAAAAACTCTTACCACCACAGAAAAACCATAATATCAAAAATAAAAATGGAAAAAAAGTAGATTTAGATTTTATCCAAGGGAGTATCTTTGATGAAAATACTACAGCATGA
- the rph gene encoding ribonuclease PH, with translation MTWQRPDGRTPGELRPHSFYPNFTRFAPGSVLAKSGDTQVLCTVSVTEGVPKFLTGSGKGWLTAEYRMLPSATQKRQERELMKLSGRTQEIQRLIGRSLRAALDFEVLGERTLTVDTDVLQADAGTRTMAITGGFVALAHAISQLLQQGVLARSPLCGQIAAVSVGLLQGEPFLDLNYVEDVAADVDFNVVMNHQMNIIEVQGTAESGSFSRQQLSQMLDFSEQGIQELLTAQRNAISDWNTLFVEN, from the coding sequence ATGACTTGGCAACGTCCTGACGGCAGAACCCCTGGTGAACTCCGTCCCCATAGTTTTTATCCTAATTTCACTCGGTTTGCACCTGGTTCTGTTTTAGCGAAATCTGGTGATACTCAGGTTCTGTGTACGGTTAGTGTGACTGAAGGAGTGCCTAAATTTTTGACTGGTAGTGGGAAGGGTTGGTTAACTGCTGAATATAGAATGTTGCCTTCTGCTACCCAGAAACGCCAGGAACGGGAATTGATGAAACTGTCGGGCAGAACCCAGGAAATTCAACGTTTAATTGGGCGGAGTTTAAGGGCTGCGCTGGATTTTGAGGTGTTGGGAGAACGAACGCTGACTGTGGATACAGATGTGCTGCAAGCTGACGCAGGAACGAGGACAATGGCAATTACTGGGGGTTTTGTGGCTTTGGCTCATGCTATTTCTCAATTATTGCAGCAGGGGGTTTTAGCGCGATCGCCTTTATGTGGACAAATAGCAGCAGTTTCTGTAGGCTTGTTACAGGGTGAACCATTTTTGGATCTTAACTATGTTGAAGATGTAGCCGCAGATGTGGATTTTAACGTAGTCATGAATCATCAAATGAACATTATTGAAGTTCAGGGAACAGCAGAATCGGGAAGTTTTAGTCGTCAGCAGTTGAGTCAAATGCTAGATTTTTCGGAACAAGGTATACAGGAATTATTAACTGCTCAAAGAAATGCTATTAGTGATTGGAATACTCTATTTGTAGAAAATTAA
- a CDS encoding ISL3 family transposase has protein sequence MKFSVDQILNLPDMKVLDFQEIEGAGIIITIEKAVNNSTCPFCEKTTYSIHQNHWRMIHDLSWSEKPVLLKINRRQFKCHKCQKVFSENLNFVDKSKGYTKRLARDIVEQVLNSNIHSVAKRNDLSDEEVESMLKAQVSQLLNINLSQVKRLGIDEIALVKGQGNYLAVLVDLDTRKPIELVKSRRIEEIREVIVKWGSQVLEQIVEVSMDLWSPYKSLVEELMPNANITADRFHVMKQVNDELDAMRKSEKRAATSLDNKSERDRILAGLNKSKYSLIKNEDSLNEQQKERLNNVREVSPILAKMHTLKEEFRDIFESTKSWGESIINLLDWMHNGLSYFPKSIGTMIRWFGEVVGYFDGRTTSGTVEGINNKLKLIKRLGYGFRNFSNFRLRSLLNWHFSINSP, from the coding sequence ATGAAATTTTCTGTAGATCAAATTCTCAATCTCCCAGATATGAAAGTGTTAGATTTTCAAGAAATCGAAGGGGCAGGAATAATTATAACAATAGAAAAAGCTGTTAATAATTCTACTTGTCCATTCTGTGAAAAAACTACCTATAGTATACATCAAAATCATTGGCGAATGATTCATGATTTATCTTGGAGTGAAAAACCAGTATTGTTAAAAATAAATCGTCGCCAATTCAAATGTCATAAGTGTCAAAAAGTATTTAGTGAAAATCTAAACTTTGTAGATAAAAGTAAAGGATATACTAAAAGATTAGCCAGAGATATAGTTGAACAAGTATTAAACAGTAATATTCATAGTGTTGCCAAAAGAAATGACTTGAGCGATGAAGAAGTTGAATCAATGTTAAAAGCACAAGTATCACAACTATTAAACATTAATTTAAGTCAGGTAAAAAGGTTAGGTATAGATGAAATTGCTTTGGTGAAAGGTCAAGGAAATTATTTAGCAGTATTAGTAGATTTAGATACTCGTAAACCAATTGAGTTGGTGAAGTCAAGAAGAATAGAAGAAATACGCGAAGTTATTGTCAAATGGGGATCTCAGGTACTTGAACAAATAGTTGAAGTGAGCATGGATCTCTGGTCTCCTTATAAAAGTTTAGTAGAAGAATTAATGCCAAATGCAAATATAACTGCTGATAGATTTCACGTAATGAAACAAGTAAATGATGAATTAGATGCTATGCGTAAATCTGAAAAAAGAGCCGCCACGTCTTTAGATAATAAATCAGAGCGAGACCGAATATTAGCAGGATTAAATAAAAGCAAATATAGCTTAATAAAAAACGAAGATTCTTTAAATGAACAACAAAAAGAAAGATTAAATAATGTGCGAGAAGTTTCCCCTATTCTTGCAAAAATGCACACCCTAAAAGAAGAATTTCGAGACATATTTGAATCTACTAAGTCTTGGGGTGAAAGCATAATCAATTTATTAGATTGGATGCATAATGGACTTTCGTATTTTCCCAAAAGTATAGGAACAATGATTAGATGGTTTGGTGAAGTCGTAGGTTATTTTGATGGCAGAACTACGAGTGGTACTGTTGAAGGAATTAATAATAAACTCAAATTAATCAAAAGACTTGGATATGGCTTTCGTAACTTTAGTAATTTCCGATTACGTAGTTTATTAAACTGGCACTTTAGTATTAATTCTCCATAA
- a CDS encoding tetratricopeptide repeat protein, translated as MNDEFYKQGLEKAKQQDYTGAIGEFTAAIQQNPGFSKAYIQRGLAYYDSGAIMQAVYDYTEAIKLDKYSREACYFRALARLALKNLPGALEDVERAIWLDSDDAAAYDLRGIVRRKQGHIQDAIANFKKAAKLYLEQKDKEKCQSCLQKIKQLQPPQKPEQQINKSVTVSITSTNQYFQQLLTKAEQGETREAIADLNWVLKVDPKDAQAYCCRGVVQCKLGNYREAITDFNQALKLDFQDAIVYRNRGKARCQIGDYQGALSDLNQALKMQPEDPLVYVARGNIYREMGNCLNAIQDYSQALHINHDYAPAYYNRGLAYTLLEEIQNAVADYQKAASIYCEQEDWENYQQVLNRLQKIQMSQPVINNQKYEVLRQRLLRLVGGQWEIAKGLIQQQEYHYPGMSDDWYLQRVIDQLERDRN; from the coding sequence ATGAATGACGAATTTTATAAACAGGGATTAGAAAAAGCTAAACAACAAGATTATACTGGTGCGATAGGAGAATTTACCGCTGCTATCCAACAAAATCCTGGGTTTAGTAAAGCATATATTCAACGGGGTCTAGCATATTATGATTCAGGGGCAATTATGCAAGCTGTTTATGATTATACTGAAGCTATAAAACTGGATAAATATAGTCGAGAAGCCTGTTATTTTCGGGCTTTAGCTAGATTGGCATTAAAAAATCTTCCTGGTGCTTTGGAGGATGTAGAAAGGGCAATTTGGCTGGATTCTGATGATGCTGCTGCTTATGATTTACGGGGGATTGTCCGACGTAAACAGGGACATATTCAAGATGCGATCGCTAATTTCAAGAAAGCAGCTAAATTATATCTAGAACAAAAAGATAAGGAAAAATGTCAAAGTTGTTTGCAAAAAATTAAACAATTACAACCACCTCAAAAGCCAGAACAACAAATAAATAAGTCTGTAACTGTATCTATTACCTCTACCAATCAATATTTTCAGCAATTATTAACAAAGGCAGAACAGGGAGAAACTAGAGAAGCTATTGCTGATTTAAACTGGGTATTAAAAGTTGATCCTAAAGATGCTCAAGCCTATTGCTGTCGCGGCGTAGTTCAGTGTAAACTTGGTAATTATCGAGAAGCAATTACTGACTTTAATCAAGCACTAAAACTGGATTTTCAAGATGCCATTGTTTATCGTAACCGAGGAAAAGCCCGTTGCCAAATTGGTGATTATCAGGGTGCATTATCGGATTTAAACCAAGCCTTAAAAATGCAGCCTGAAGATCCTTTAGTTTATGTTGCTAGAGGTAATATTTATCGAGAAATGGGTAATTGTTTGAATGCAATTCAAGATTATAGTCAAGCACTGCACATAAATCATGATTACGCTCCAGCTTACTATAATCGTGGTCTTGCCTATACATTGTTAGAAGAAATACAAAATGCTGTAGCCGATTATCAAAAAGCAGCGAGTATTTATTGTGAACAAGAAGACTGGGAAAATTATCAACAGGTATTAAATAGGTTACAAAAAATCCAAATGTCCCAACCCGTAATTAATAATCAAAAATATGAAGTTTTACGTCAGCGACTGTTGCGGTTAGTGGGGGGACAATGGGAAATCGCCAAAGGCTTGATTCAACAACAAGAATATCATTATCCGGGAATGTCAGATGATTGGTATTTACAAAGAGTCATTGATCAATTAGAGCGCGATCGCAATTAG
- the hemJ gene encoding protoporphyrinogen oxidase HemJ has translation MAYSWFKAFHIVGFVVWFAGLFYLVRLFIYHVEANLEPEPARTILKNQYQIMEKRLYDIITTPGLFVTVAMAIGILSTNMELLKEPWLHYKLGFVAVLIGYHVYCAKLMKQLAANECKWTGQSLRALNEAPTLLLVVIVMLATFKNNLPTDLTAWLIFGLVIFMAVSIQLYAKIRRRNQEKLTVQLKEESGVKAF, from the coding sequence ATGGCGTATTCTTGGTTTAAAGCATTTCATATTGTTGGCTTTGTGGTTTGGTTTGCGGGGTTATTCTACCTAGTGCGGTTGTTTATCTACCATGTTGAAGCTAACCTTGAACCAGAACCAGCAAGAACGATACTGAAGAACCAGTATCAAATCATGGAAAAGCGTCTTTACGACATTATTACTACTCCGGGACTGTTTGTGACAGTAGCAATGGCTATTGGTATTTTATCTACCAACATGGAACTGTTAAAAGAACCCTGGCTACATTACAAGTTAGGATTTGTAGCGGTCTTAATTGGCTATCATGTTTACTGCGCTAAATTAATGAAGCAGTTAGCAGCGAATGAATGTAAATGGACTGGTCAAAGTTTACGCGCCTTAAACGAAGCACCGACGCTTTTATTAGTCGTAATTGTGATGTTGGCGACATTTAAGAATAACTTACCTACAGACCTCACCGCTTGGTTAATTTTTGGTTTGGTGATTTTCATGGCTGTGAGTATTCAACTCTACGCCAAAATCCGCAGACGCAATCAGGAAAAACTGACAGTACAATTAAAAGAGGAGTCAGGAGTAAAAGCTTTTTAA
- the miaB gene encoding tRNA (N6-isopentenyl adenosine(37)-C2)-methylthiotransferase MiaB — MTTNRHYHIITFGCQMNKADSERMAGILEDMGFEWSDDPNQADVILYNTCTIRDNAEQKVYSYLGRQAKRKQEQPDLTLIVAGCVAQQEGEALLRRVPELDLVMGPQHANRLKDLLESVFAGNQVVATEEVHIFEDITQPRRDSQVTAWVNIIYGCNERCTYCVVPNVRGVEQSRTPEAVRAEIEQLAKQGYKEITLLGQNIDAYGRDLPGSTAEGRHLHTLTDLLYYVHDVPGIERIRFATSHPRYFTERLIKACADLPKVCEHFHIPFQSGDNELLKAMSRGYTQEKYRRIIDTIRGYMPDASISADAIVGFPGETETQFENTLQLVADIGFDLVNTAAYSPRPGTPAALWDNQLSEEVKSDRLQRLNHLVNIKAAERSQRYFGRIEEVLVEAQNTKDTNQVMGRTGGNRLTFFTGDINRLKGQIVKVKITEVRAFSLTGAALEVRQPVTV; from the coding sequence ATGACCACTAACCGCCATTACCACATTATCACCTTCGGTTGCCAAATGAATAAGGCAGACTCTGAACGCATGGCTGGTATTTTAGAAGACATGGGCTTTGAGTGGTCAGATGACCCAAACCAAGCAGATGTAATTCTTTACAATACCTGCACCATTCGGGATAATGCGGAACAAAAAGTATATTCTTATTTAGGTAGACAAGCCAAACGGAAGCAGGAACAACCTGATTTAACTTTGATTGTTGCTGGTTGTGTTGCCCAACAAGAAGGTGAAGCTTTGCTGCGTCGTGTGCCAGAATTGGATTTGGTGATGGGACCCCAACACGCTAACCGTCTTAAAGATTTGCTAGAGTCGGTTTTTGCTGGTAATCAAGTTGTCGCTACGGAAGAAGTTCATATTTTTGAAGATATCACCCAGCCGCGTCGGGATAGTCAGGTAACTGCTTGGGTAAATATTATTTATGGTTGTAACGAACGTTGTACTTATTGCGTTGTCCCTAATGTGCGCGGTGTGGAACAGTCTCGGACACCAGAAGCGGTTCGGGCGGAAATCGAACAGTTAGCAAAACAAGGATATAAAGAAATTACTCTCCTGGGTCAAAATATTGATGCTTACGGACGGGATTTACCTGGTTCTACCGCCGAAGGTCGTCACCTGCACACATTGACAGATTTACTTTATTATGTCCATGATGTACCGGGTATTGAACGCATAAGATTTGCTACCAGTCATCCGCGTTATTTTACGGAAAGATTAATTAAAGCCTGTGCAGATTTGCCCAAAGTCTGCGAACATTTTCACATTCCTTTTCAATCTGGGGATAATGAGCTTTTAAAAGCTATGTCACGGGGCTATACTCAGGAAAAATATCGCCGGATTATTGATACTATTAGAGGGTATATGCCGGATGCGTCAATTAGTGCTGATGCGATTGTGGGTTTTCCTGGTGAGACAGAAACACAGTTTGAAAATACTTTGCAATTAGTGGCAGATATCGGGTTTGATTTAGTGAATACTGCGGCTTATTCACCTCGTCCTGGTACACCTGCGGCTTTGTGGGATAATCAACTGAGTGAGGAAGTTAAAAGCGATCGCTTGCAAAGATTGAACCATTTAGTTAATATCAAAGCAGCAGAGCGATCGCAACGTTACTTTGGTCGGATTGAAGAAGTATTAGTAGAAGCTCAAAATACCAAAGACACAAACCAGGTTATGGGAAGAACTGGGGGAAATCGTCTCACATTCTTTACTGGTGATATTAATCGCCTCAAAGGGCAAATCGTCAAAGTTAAAATTACCGAAGTTCGTGCTTTTAGTTTAACAGGAGCAGCATTAGAAGTTCGTCAACCAGTTACAGTTTAA
- a CDS encoding thioesterase domain-containing protein — protein sequence MHLGLDQPVYGLRPQGIDGKQPLLLRVEDMAAKYLREMQTIQPQGPYFVGGYSFGGIVAYEIAQQIRSQGQEIALLAMLDTCRPGYERRLSFKRRILLHINNIFRRGHKYIAHKAKGWYKQFHYNTKQVCNHYFPTGSHVILPEDKKYLEISNAHKQALNTYVFRPYAGKLTLFRTRDENRTEAIGLEYDSHFGWGEIVMGDLDIKYIPGSHLSLLNEPNVRVLAKQVKICLEKAQNVTYTANGS from the coding sequence ATACATTTAGGGTTAGACCAACCTGTTTATGGACTGCGACCCCAGGGAATAGATGGAAAACAGCCTCTTTTGCTGCGGGTGGAAGATATGGCTGCAAAGTATCTGCGAGAAATGCAGACTATTCAACCTCAAGGACCCTATTTTGTAGGGGGATATTCCTTTGGGGGTATCGTCGCCTATGAAATAGCCCAACAAATTCGCAGCCAAGGTCAAGAAATCGCTCTTTTAGCGATGTTAGATACCTGTCGTCCTGGTTATGAACGACGGTTATCATTTAAGAGGCGAATTTTGCTGCATATCAATAATATCTTTCGACGTGGACATAAATATATTGCTCACAAAGCTAAGGGTTGGTACAAACAATTTCATTACAATACTAAACAAGTTTGCAATCATTACTTTCCGACTGGTTCTCATGTCATTCTCCCTGAAGATAAAAAGTATTTAGAAATATCAAATGCTCATAAACAAGCTTTGAATACCTATGTATTTCGACCTTATGCAGGGAAACTAACTCTTTTCCGCACGAGAGATGAAAATCGAACTGAGGCTATAGGTTTAGAATATGATTCCCATTTTGGTTGGGGTGAGATAGTTATGGGTGATTTAGATATTAAGTATATTCCTGGTTCTCATCTTTCTCTTCTCAATGAACCGAATGTGAGAGTATTGGCAAAACAAGTTAAAATTTGTCTAGAGAAAGCTCAGAACGTAACGTATACTGCAAACGGTTCATAG
- a CDS encoding non-ribosomal peptide synthetase, whose translation MKTQNQTLTYAQLNKNANRLANQILEQRGNKLEVIVLLLEKGADFITSMLGVLKTGKIFVPLDPTFPIDRLAYIIKDAQAVAFITNNLNLDLATQLAEATINSCHLFNIDNIDNHNSCQNPTIKISPEAPAYLIYTSGSTGQPKGVVQNHRNALHYCMNDTKTLLINHQDRVVFLYSCSALGGILCIFYTLLNGASLYSFNVKEQGLTNLVNWLITSEITIYHSFTTLFRHFVDTLTGTEQFPKIRLVKLGGEATLIRDVENYKKYFSSDCLLYASLGATEAGTFRNFIVDKDTKIENSIVPIGYAVEDMEVVLLDEAGVEVKNGNIGEITLKSEYLALGYWQKPELTQAVFLPDIQNSQKRIYRTGDLGCIQADGCLIHKGRKDFQVKIRGFRIEVAEIEMELLKISNIKEAVVIASEDSPEDKRLIAYIVPQQKPAPTTKEIRQYLQNKLPEYMLPSAFVFLDALPLTPNGKLDRKGLIAFNLIKPELTESFVNAHDDIESQLIKLWQDLLGVEPIGVQDDFFELGGNSLLAVRLFADIERKFAKKLPLAALFPTATIAAISQIIHQEPGLENTPKVNYSSLVEIQPQGTKPPLFMIHPLGEKYYVIGI comes from the coding sequence ATCAAAACCCAGAATCAAACTCTCACTTATGCACAGCTAAATAAAAATGCTAATCGGTTAGCCAATCAAATTCTTGAACAACGAGGAAATAAATTAGAAGTAATTGTATTACTACTGGAAAAAGGTGCAGATTTTATTACAAGTATGTTGGGAGTATTGAAAACAGGTAAAATCTTTGTTCCTTTAGATCCCACATTTCCTATTGATAGACTAGCTTATATTATTAAAGATGCTCAAGCCGTTGCATTTATTACCAATAATCTCAATTTGGATTTGGCGACACAACTCGCTGAAGCTACTATTAATAGTTGTCATTTATTTAATATAGACAATATTGATAACCATAATTCTTGCCAAAATCCCACCATCAAAATATCACCAGAAGCACCAGCTTATCTAATTTATACTAGTGGCTCAACTGGTCAACCCAAGGGAGTTGTACAGAATCATCGTAATGCTTTGCATTACTGCATGAATGACACAAAAACTTTATTAATTAACCATCAAGATCGTGTAGTTTTTCTCTATTCTTGTAGTGCTTTAGGTGGAATATTATGTATTTTCTACACCTTACTTAATGGTGCGAGTCTCTATTCATTCAATGTCAAAGAACAGGGATTAACTAATTTAGTTAATTGGTTAATTACATCGGAAATTACAATTTATCATTCATTTACAACTCTGTTTCGGCATTTTGTAGATACTCTCACTGGTACAGAACAGTTTCCTAAAATTCGCCTAGTTAAATTAGGTGGTGAAGCTACCTTAATTAGAGATGTCGAAAATTATAAAAAATACTTTTCTTCAGATTGTCTTTTATATGCCAGTTTAGGCGCGACAGAAGCAGGAACTTTCCGTAATTTCATCGTTGATAAAGATACGAAAATTGAAAATAGCATCGTACCTATTGGTTATGCAGTTGAAGATATGGAAGTTGTGCTATTAGATGAAGCAGGAGTAGAAGTTAAAAACGGCAATATTGGAGAAATTACCCTCAAAAGTGAATATTTAGCTTTAGGTTATTGGCAAAAACCAGAATTAACGCAAGCTGTATTTTTACCCGATATTCAAAATAGCCAAAAAAGAATTTATCGCACAGGTGATTTAGGCTGTATTCAAGCAGATGGTTGTTTAATTCATAAAGGAAGAAAAGACTTTCAGGTAAAAATCCGAGGCTTCCGCATTGAAGTTGCAGAAATTGAAATGGAATTGCTGAAAATTAGCAACATTAAAGAAGCTGTAGTTATAGCTAGTGAAGATAGTCCAGAAGATAAACGTCTCATCGCTTATATTGTTCCTCAACAAAAACCAGCACCTACTACTAAAGAAATTCGGCAATATTTACAGAATAAATTACCTGAATATATGCTTCCTAGTGCCTTTGTGTTTTTAGATGCCTTGCCATTAACACCTAATGGTAAATTAGATAGAAAGGGATTAATAGCATTTAATTTAATTAAGCCAGAATTGACAGAAAGTTTTGTTAATGCCCATGATGATATAGAAAGTCAGTTAATAAAACTTTGGCAAGATTTGTTAGGTGTTGAACCTATTGGTGTTCAAGATGATTTTTTTGAATTGGGTGGAAATTCTTTATTAGCAGTCCGGTTATTTGCGGATATAGAACGTAAATTTGCCAAGAAACTGCCTTTGGCGGCTTTGTTTCCCACAGCGACAATAGCAGCGATATCTCAAATTATCCACCAAGAACCAGGTTTAGAAAATACCCCCAAAGTTAATTATTCATCTTTAGTAGAAATTCAACCCCAAGGTACAAAACCACCTTTATTTATGATTCATCCCTTGGGGGAGAAATATTATGTTATCGGGATTTAG
- a CDS encoding alpha/beta fold hydrolase, whose amino-acid sequence MSIQEHKITVDSLEWFYREAEPIGRTDLIPVLFLHGIVAQSYSWRNIIPSLAAQGNRAIAPDWIGCGFSGTPEKQDFAYTPDAFITALEGFVQALELEKFSLVVQGFLGSVGLQYALRHPEKVANIAILNTPISTAAKLPWKIKQMGLPFAGDMITQDPLLVDRTLEGGSRYRIEDEDLDVYRKPFLKSSAPGRSLLATIRNFQLEKAMLEIENGFKEWQQPILVQWGMIDPWLSVDMAETFVKSVPNGEIIKLNNVGHYAQEHYHEVILQDLLPFFRRSQSN is encoded by the coding sequence GTGTCAATTCAAGAACATAAAATTACGGTAGATTCTCTAGAATGGTTTTATCGAGAAGCTGAACCGATTGGGAGAACTGATTTAATCCCTGTGTTATTTTTACATGGGATAGTTGCTCAAAGTTATAGTTGGAGAAATATTATACCTAGTTTAGCAGCACAGGGAAATAGAGCGATCGCACCTGACTGGATTGGTTGTGGATTTTCCGGTACACCAGAAAAACAGGATTTTGCTTATACTCCCGACGCATTTATCACAGCTTTGGAAGGATTTGTTCAAGCTTTAGAATTAGAAAAGTTTTCCCTAGTTGTCCAAGGTTTTTTAGGTTCAGTTGGCTTACAATACGCCCTCCGTCATCCTGAAAAAGTTGCTAATATTGCTATTTTAAATACCCCCATTTCTACAGCAGCAAAATTACCTTGGAAAATCAAACAAATGGGTTTACCCTTTGCGGGAGATATGATTACCCAAGATCCTTTATTAGTTGATAGAACCCTAGAAGGTGGAAGTCGTTACCGCATTGAAGATGAAGATTTAGATGTTTATAGAAAACCCTTTTTGAAAAGTTCTGCTCCTGGAAGAAGTCTCTTAGCAACAATTCGCAATTTCCAACTAGAAAAAGCCATGCTAGAAATAGAAAATGGGTTTAAAGAATGGCAACAACCTATTTTAGTCCAATGGGGAATGATTGATCCTTGGTTATCTGTAGATATGGCGGAAACTTTTGTAAAATCTGTACCCAATGGGGAAATAATCAAACTTAATAATGTGGGACATTATGCCCAAGAACATTATCATGAAGTGATTTTACAAGATTTGCTCCCATTTTTCCGTCGTTCCCAATCGAATTAA
- a CDS encoding MlaE family lipid ABC transporter permease subunit, whose product MAVNLQPKRNLEQSWIIRYLSVFLLFGQILLHFLRGKTYYRKILEHTVTTGPASLPPVLLVNGFAGMIFTIQTARELVRFGAVDTVGGAFALAFCRELAPILTASIIAGQVGSAFAAELGAMRVTEQIDALYMLRTDPVDYLVLPRVIACCLMMPVMMIFAVVTGVMGGAFAAMQFYQVSPETFLESVRNFLLPSDILIILLKGWIFGAIVSVNGCSWGLTTQGGAKEVGESATTAVVTTWVAIFIMDFVLALLLFEKPLL is encoded by the coding sequence GTGGCCGTAAACTTGCAACCCAAAAGAAATTTAGAACAATCTTGGATAATTCGCTATTTGTCAGTATTCCTGTTGTTCGGTCAAATTTTACTGCATTTCCTGCGCGGAAAAACCTACTATCGCAAGATATTAGAACATACAGTGACAACAGGACCAGCTTCCCTCCCTCCAGTATTATTAGTCAACGGTTTTGCGGGGATGATTTTCACGATTCAAACCGCTAGAGAATTGGTCAGATTCGGGGCTGTAGATACCGTTGGCGGTGCATTTGCTTTAGCATTTTGTCGAGAACTAGCACCAATTTTAACTGCTAGTATTATCGCCGGACAAGTTGGTTCAGCTTTTGCAGCGGAATTAGGAGCAATGCGGGTAACAGAGCAAATTGACGCTTTATATATGCTCAGAACAGACCCTGTTGATTATCTTGTCTTACCCAGAGTCATTGCTTGCTGTTTAATGATGCCTGTAATGATGATTTTTGCTGTAGTTACAGGTGTTATGGGTGGTGCTTTTGCGGCTATGCAGTTTTATCAGGTTAGTCCTGAAACATTTTTAGAATCAGTGAGAAATTTTTTATTACCATCAGATATTTTAATTATTTTACTGAAGGGGTGGATTTTTGGGGCTATAGTATCGGTTAATGGTTGTAGTTGGGGACTGACAACTCAAGGAGGCGCAAAGGAAGTGGGAGAATCAGCTACAACTGCTGTGGTAACTACTTGGGTGGCGATTTTCATTATGGATTTTGTGTTGGCGTTGCTACTGTTTGAGAAACCCTTGCTTTGA